The segment AAACAGGGAgggttttagtcttttttttttttcctgttctgtgtTTATAAAACATCACCTCCTTATTTCAGGTGTTAAAGCAGAGGCCGAGGTTTGTCGCTCTTAAGAAGCAGCCACCGTATATCGGCGACAAGAACCTGGAGCTGAGAGATTATCAGCTGGACGGGCTGAACTGGCTGGCTCACTCCTGGTGCAGGTATCCCGCCAACAGATACGGttctgtcattgttttattatcacgtttaaaaaaaaaaaacaaaacaaaacaaagaaacgagACACAACCTCCCGCTCCCCCCTCAGGTGTAACAGCGTCATCCTGGCCGACGAGATGGGACTGGGAAAGACCATCCAGACCATCTCCTTCCTGTCGTACCTGTTCCATCAGCACCAGCTCTACGGGCCCTTCCTCCTGGTGGTGCCTCTGTCCACGCTGACCTCCTGGCAGAGGGAGTTTGAGACCTGGGCCCCGGACATGAACGTGGTGGTGTACCTCGGAGATGTCATGAGCAGGAAAACGGTGCGTTCAGCTTCACTCGGCTCATCTCCGTGGGTTTTACAATACAAacttactttcatttttttctgtctgcagattCGTGACTACGAGTGGGTGAACcaccaaacaaaaagaatccgTTTCAACGCACTACTAACCACTTATGAGATTCTGCTTAAAGACAAGGTGGGATTCTTTATCCTTGTGTTCCTGCTTGTGTTAACCAGGAGGGGTCTGTCGCTAACCGTGCTGCTGACGTTTGACTTTAGGGTGTCCTCGGGAACATTAACTGGGCTTTTCTGGGCGTGGACGAGGCCCACAGGCTGAAGAACGACGACTCCCTGCTCTACAAAACCTTGATGGAGTTCAGGTCGAACCACAGACTCCTCATCACCGGCACGCCTCTGCAGAACTCCCTGAAGGAGCTCTGGTCGCTGTTGCACTTCCTGATGCCCGACAAGTACGTCCCGCGTCACCTGCTTCGGAACGTAAGCAGACCGTAGCCCAGTTCGTCACCATCCCAATTCTTTGTTTTGCCACCCGCAGGTTCGACTCCTGGGAGGATTTCGAGGACGACCACGGGAAAGGGCGCGACAACGGCTACCAGAGCCTTCACAAAGTCCTGGAGCCTTTCCTGCTGCGACGGGTCAAGAAGGACGTGGAGAAGTCCCTCCCCGCCAAAGTGGAGCAGATCCTTCGTGTCGACATGACCGCGCAGCAGAAGCAGTTTTacaagtaggtttttttttttttaacttttcgaGAGGTTCCCCATCAGTGGTTTAGAGAAGCCGCGTGGTTCACGGGCTGCTCTCCCTCGTCTCTGTTCTCCAGGTGGATTTTAACCAGGAACTACAAAGCTCTTTCCAAAGGCACTCGCGGCAGCTCCTCGGGCTTCCTGAACATCGTCATGGAGCTCAAAAAGTGCTGTAACCACTCTTTTCTCATCAAGCAGCCTGAGGATGGAGACGGAGAAATGCAACAGGAGAACCTGCAGCAGGTGCGTTTCCCTCCGCTCTGAGCTTCATCCGCTCCAGCACAGcactctgcttttatttatttatttatttaaatatattttctgacAACCAGCTTCCCTTTTGTCCTTCAGGCTGTAGTGAGGGGCAGCGGGAAGCTGGTTCTTCTGGACAAGCTGCTCACTCGACTCCGGGAAAGAGGCAACAGGGTCCTGATTTTCTCCCAGATGGTCCGGATGTTGGACATCCTGGCCGAGTATCTCACAAAGAAGAGGTATCTGTTTCAGGTGAGGTTTGCACGGTTCGGTTGGGTTCAGATTAAAGTGATCCTGCCAGCCTACAGCTCAGTGGCTGCTTATCATATATCATAAATATCATATATAATTATAACCTCGCCTTATATTTGCTGCATAAAACTGGTCCTGTTCTTCAAAAAGGAACCAGAAAGACCCGTTTCAGTGTCTGCCTCTTGGGTTTTACACTGAAGGGCCTCTCGGAGACTACACTGAGCGGATTAGTCCCCGCTGAAGATCAGATATCAGTGTTTGTCGCACACGGGcttcatgtgtttatttatacCAACAAGTTATTTGCTGCTGGAGACCAGCTGGAGTTCTGCAAGTCACCCGACTTGgattgtttttgctctttgtgcTCGTTGTGTAAGCTTGCAGTCGCAGCAGAATAATGTAATGCCGGGCGCCGATGGCTTTAAAGGGTAAATCTGTCCTGTTCTACGTTGTTCTGTTCAGCGGCTGGACGGTTCCATAAAGGGAGAAATCCGAAAGCAAGCACTCGACCACTTTAACGCGGAAGGCTCAGAGGTATGTGAACTTCAGATTATATCCTAAATATTTGCTGAAGCTGCAGTAAAAACGACAGTCTCTCTAAAGTTAAAGTTGTAAAAGAATTAAAAGCAAATACTGCATTTAATTGTAACACAGATAATTTTTCTActctgtcagcttttattttgaaaggaagaGCAGttgcataaaatgttttatctgttcTCACTGTGTTATTGAGTCTGTTATTTTTTCCTTGCTCTGCAGGatttctgcttcctgctgtCGACCCGAGCCGGAGGTTTAGGCATCAACCTGGCCTCGGCCGACACGGTGGTCATCTTCGACTCTGACTGGAACCCTCAGAACGACCTGCAGGCTCAGGCCAGAGCTCACCGGATCGGGCAGAAGAAACAGGTGATTCCCCACCCTCTCCCGTCCGCGGAGAGGAGCCGCCGACGTCGGCTTCAACTTAAACCCGTGCTGCTCCTTCACAGGTCAACATTTATCGGCTCGTCACCAAAGGGACAGTGGAGGAGGACATCATCGAGCGGGCGAAGAAGAAGATGGTTTTGGACCATCTTGTCATTCAGAGGATGGACACCACGGGTCGAACCGTTCTGGACAACAGTTCAGCAAACTCCAAGTGCGACCTACTGCTTTcatttattcagctgttttattcatgtttcgATCTGAGCTTGacgtttctgctttttattattagttcGAACCctttcaacaaagaagaactGACAGCAATTCTCAAGTTTGGTGCAGAAGAACTTTTCAAAGAGGCCGAAGGAGAAGAACCCGAGCCTCAGGTACCTCAGGGTGGGACCCGCCTGCTGGGGACAGAAACTTTCATGAGCTGAACAGAGAATTAAAGCGTTTCCGGGTTTCTGCAGGAGATGGATATCGACGAGATCTTGAGATTGGCTGAAACCAGAGAAAGCGATCCAGGCTCGAGCGCCACCGATGAGCTCCTGTCACAGTTTAAGGTGCCGCCATTTTGTTTGTCACATGAAGCCACAGCCGCAGGTCTTGATTCTCTTCGTTTTAGTCACCATCtcctcttcctttttgttttgttttgctgcaggtcGCCAACTTCTCCAGCATGGAAGACACGGCTCCAGATCTGGAGGAGAAGCCGATACGGGATTGGGACGACATCATTCCCGAGGAGCAGTGGCGGAAAgtcgaggaggaggagaagcagcggGAGATGGAGGACATCTTCATGCTGCCCAGGAGCAGGAGCTCCAACAAACGGGTGAGGGTCTCTCTCTCCCCCAGTCCTGCTCAAAAAAACCATCACTTCCCAAAAAAGCACTCTGTGTTCGGGTCGAATCGCTTGAATTCCCTGAAGCCCCGCCCTCTGATGGTTTTTCAGGCGCAGGCCAACGACAGCGACAGCGACGTCGGCTCCAAGCTGAAGCAGCGTTCGTCGGGCTCGGAGAGCGAGACCGACGACAGCGACGACGACAAGAAGCCCAAGCGGAGAGGCCGACCTCGAGCTCGCAAGAACACCGTGGAGGGCTTCACTGATGCCGAGATCCGCAGGTGAGTCGTCCTGTTAAAGGTCCGATTCGTTCACGTCCCCTCAGAGGAACAGTAAACTCACTCAGGTTCCTATCGACAGGTTCATCAAGGCTTACAAGAAGTTTGGAGCGCCCCTGGAAAGGTAGCGGGTTGTTTCCTCGACAGCAGATGGACGTTTCTCTTCATTGGCTGTTCGTTTCATTGCCTGCTTCCTGCGTTCAGGTTGGAGGGCATCGCTCGAGACTCCGAGCTGGTGGACAAGTCCATCGCGGACCTGAAGCGACTCGGCGAGCTGATTCACAGCAGCTGCGTGGCGGCCATCCAGGAGCacgaggagcagctgaaggagaaccCAGTTGAAGGTTTGTTGCGCGTACggggaagcttttttttttttttgacgatTTATTTCTTCACGTCTAAATGTGACACGCTGTTATTCCAGCCAAAGGTCCTGGGAAACGGCGAGGAATCAACATCAAGATTTCAGGAGTTCAGGTCAACGCCAAGTCCATCATCCAGCACGAGGAGGAGTTCGAGCCGCTTCACAAGGTGGTGCCCCCCAACCCCGCCGAGAGAAACAAGTGAGACACCGCTGAAAAACGTAAAAGAGTTGCTTTCTGGGTGATTAGTTGAGAACAAGACGCTCAGAATCGTCGACCTTTCAGGTTCGCGCTGACGTGCCGGGTGAAGGTGGCTCACTTCGACGTGGAGTGGGACCTGCAGGACGACGTTCAGCTCCTCCTCGGCATCTACGAGCACGGCTTCGGCAACTGGGATCTGATCAAGACCGACCCGGAGCTCAAACTTGCTGACAAGGCGAGCAGAATTAATTTATTCCTGtcgctggtgtgtgtgtgtgtgtgtgtgtgtgttagagaggACTCGCTGTAATGTTTGGGAATTAACAGAAGTTTCTATAGGAGTAAACCTGGAGTTTAAAATACTGAAGGTAGCTCCTAACAGGAAGTTTAGAAATAAGATATTTTAGCAAAGTCCTGACTAAAAAATGAGATAAAGATGttaacatgtttgtttcagagctgTGAAATGCAATTTCCTgaaatgaattttgtttttttatgtagataaaataacaaaagaaaagcccAAATAATGATCCGATAACTGAATAGATTTCTTCAGAGTCGTGTGaataaaaggacattttctgtccataaatgtagacattttaattgatttcagtgaaaacaggtttttgttcaGAGGTGAGAGCACAAATTTGGAAAAGGattacaagaagaagaaaaagaaaacagtttattgCTCTCTCGGCTGTGAAAGTGATGTCCTCGTATATAAATGAGGTCATTAAATTAGCAGCCCGTGAACGCAACAGGAGACCCATTTAACATTCGGGAACTTTCTCCCCCAGATCCTTCCAGACGATCCGAACAAGAAGCCTCAGGCCAAACAGCTGCAGGCGAGAGCCGAGTatctgctgaagctgctcaaGAAGGAGCAAGACAACACGGACACGGCTAAACCAGGAGAGGAGGTTTGTTCGTGTTAACcggcagccattttttttcctgctgaggaCTGCGAAACGCACAAACTAATCCTTTTCCCCCTCCCGACTCGTCTGGTTCCTCCCTCCAAGGTGAAGGCGAAGAAGAGGAAGCCTCGAGCGAAGAAGGAGAAGGTCCTGAAGGACGAGCAGGGCAACGAGATCTCCTCCCCCCGGCTGTCCGACAACCCGTCAGAGGAGGGCGAGGTGAAGGTCAGAGTGAACGCAGGCGTCACCCGTCCTCTGATTCCAGCCCGCGGTTTTGTCACGCCGCTGACACGACCTGCCGCCTCGTTGTGTTTTGAGCAGGACGGTGGAGCGGAGAAGCCGGCCGTGAAGaagaggcagaagaagaaggacaACAAGGAGAACAAGGAGAAGCAGGGAACCCCGaaaaaggagaaggagggggaCAAGGAGAAGAAGGCTTCCAGGCCCAGGAAAGAGAAGGTCTGTCATCGATGgatacagacagacaaacgacttttatttaaaatatgtgatCGCCAGGGCAGGGGTTAAtggcttttctgtttgtttttgtttctcaggcCAAAGGAGCCAAAGGGAAGAAAACTCAGGGTCCAGTTCACATAACAGCCGGCTCGGAGCCCATTCCCATCGAAGGCAAGGAGGACGACGAGCTCGACCAGGAGACCTTCAGCATTGTAAGCTCTCTGATCGCCGGCTCTGCACAGGAGGGGAGGTGGTTTTCTctaaacgtgtgtgtgtgtgtctgtgtgtgcagtgtAAGGAGCGCATGAGGCCTGTGAAGAAGGCCCTGAAGCAGCTGGACAAACCGGACGAAGGGCTGTCGGAccaggagcagctgcagcacacGCGCACCTGTCTGCTGAAGATCGGAGACCGGATCACGGAGTGCCTTAAAGCCTACAGCGACCCCGAACACGTGAAGACATGGCGAAGGTACCGCCGTGGTTTCCgctgaatttaaaaactgtctCTTTTTCGAGCCTTGTGTTTATGCCgcgccttcctcctcctcctcctcctcctcctctctctgtcagGAACCTGTGGATTTTTGTGTCCAAGTTTACCGAGTTCAGCGCCAGGAAGCTCCACAAGCTTTACAAGATGGCCCAGAAGAAGAGGTCGCACGAGGAGGAGGTAAGCTGCCCCCTGGGGGAGCGTCCGGTGCCGAGCGGCCGCGTGGCGTCAGCTCTGACTTCTCTGATCTGCTGCTTCCAGAAGGGGCACAAGAAGAAGGAGGACGTCTCTGGAAGAATCAAATCGTTCCGACCAGAAGCTTCCGGCTCCAGCCGGGACTCCACGGGAACTCAGCCGTCCTCCAAAGCGTCTTCTCACGCAGCGCAGGCCGGACCCCACGGACACCACAGAGAACCGTACGGCGGCGCCAACAAGCGCCACTTCAGCAGCAACGGTGACTTAACCTTCGGGGATCGCACCCTGAGCGGCGAGACAGAAAAGGTGATCAGGACGTGGGTTGGATTTGATCCGCTTGTTGTCTCCTTCCAGATCGAGGAGACTGGCAGAGGGAGCGCAAATACAGCTACCCCGGGAACAGCAGCCAGGTGTGGCAGGGGGAGCGCCACCATCCCTACGACGCTCACCGCTACAAGGATCACTACGCTGAGCGGCGCCCGCACGGAGATCCATACCGCAGCTCGGGCAGCTA is part of the Kryptolebias marmoratus isolate JLee-2015 linkage group LG11, ASM164957v2, whole genome shotgun sequence genome and harbors:
- the chd2 gene encoding chromodomain-helicase-DNA-binding protein 2 isoform X1, with the translated sequence MMKSKNKKLEDEGSTQSNASSNSASEESNHSGSESGSQSESEHGSERRRSHNSESNSSSESESRSESGSESAGSKSQQTTSEVKDKPVRKKERLADVKKMWEEHPDMYGVRRSNRSRQEPARLNIGAEGSSDSESESPKRKSSRMKKENIWKDDDSNDDDEEEDEETSDSADSEQEEKKVRSRRLPARRPQAKSSSRKQPSQKGRKSRKAESSAEEDDDEDDDEDDDEDEEDTPKRQTRRRGATKVKSYKEDQHDFETDSDDLIEMTGDGGDEQQDDDSETIEKVLDCRVGGKGATGASTTVYAVEENGDPCDGFDPEKEEGETQYLIKWKGWSYIHSTWESMDSLTQQKVKGLKKLDNFKKKNDELNSWLRKASPEDVEFHNCQQELTAELTKQFQFVERVIATKTGKTPGSSDFPSHSHKTSSSNEPEYLCKWMGLPYSECSWEDGALVRKKFERCIDSFINRNSSKTVPSKDCKVLKQRPRFVALKKQPPYIGDKNLELRDYQLDGLNWLAHSWCRCNSVILADEMGLGKTIQTISFLSYLFHQHQLYGPFLLVVPLSTLTSWQREFETWAPDMNVVVYLGDVMSRKTIRDYEWVNHQTKRIRFNALLTTYEILLKDKGVLGNINWAFLGVDEAHRLKNDDSLLYKTLMEFRSNHRLLITGTPLQNSLKELWSLLHFLMPDKFDSWEDFEDDHGKGRDNGYQSLHKVLEPFLLRRVKKDVEKSLPAKVEQILRVDMTAQQKQFYKWILTRNYKALSKGTRGSSSGFLNIVMELKKCCNHSFLIKQPEDGDGEMQQENLQQAVVRGSGKLVLLDKLLTRLRERGNRVLIFSQMVRMLDILAEYLTKKRYLFQRLDGSIKGEIRKQALDHFNAEGSEDFCFLLSTRAGGLGINLASADTVVIFDSDWNPQNDLQAQARAHRIGQKKQVNIYRLVTKGTVEEDIIERAKKKMVLDHLVIQRMDTTGRTVLDNSSANSNSNPFNKEELTAILKFGAEELFKEAEGEEPEPQEMDIDEILRLAETRESDPGSSATDELLSQFKVANFSSMEDTAPDLEEKPIRDWDDIIPEEQWRKVEEEEKQREMEDIFMLPRSRSSNKRAQANDSDSDVGSKLKQRSSGSESETDDSDDDKKPKRRGRPRARKNTVEGFTDAEIRRFIKAYKKFGAPLERLEGIARDSELVDKSIADLKRLGELIHSSCVAAIQEHEEQLKENPVEAKGPGKRRGINIKISGVQVNAKSIIQHEEEFEPLHKVVPPNPAERNKFALTCRVKVAHFDVEWDLQDDVQLLLGIYEHGFGNWDLIKTDPELKLADKILPDDPNKKPQAKQLQARAEYLLKLLKKEQDNTDTAKPGEEVKAKKRKPRAKKEKVLKDEQGNEISSPRLSDNPSEEGEVKDGGAEKPAVKKRQKKKDNKENKEKQGTPKKEKEGDKEKKASRPRKEKAKGAKGKKTQGPVHITAGSEPIPIEGKEDDELDQETFSICKERMRPVKKALKQLDKPDEGLSDQEQLQHTRTCLLKIGDRITECLKAYSDPEHVKTWRRNLWIFVSKFTEFSARKLHKLYKMAQKKRSHEEEKGHKKKEDVSGRIKSFRPEASGSSRDSTGTQPSSKASSHAAQAGPHGHHREPYGGANKRHFSSNDRGDWQRERKYSYPGNSSQVWQGERHHPYDAHRYKDHYAERRPHGDPYRSSGSYRNNTSPRKRTYESYGNDRDHRGHRPYYDRHPEPKRRRPDDFHPGYHQGREGPPQDFRRMPDHRLPGPSGPDHYGRPFHPDKPPPLLDPRSPQAQKSPLDSRSPLERPMEPSVMADPNWNNRKA
- the chd2 gene encoding chromodomain-helicase-DNA-binding protein 2 isoform X2; the protein is MMKSKNKKLEDEGSTQSNASSNSASEESNHSGSESGSQSESEHGSERRRSHNSESNSSSESESRSESGSESAGSKSQQTTSEVKDKPVRKKERLADVKKMWEEHPDMYGVRRSNRSRQEPARLNIGAEGSSDSESESPKRKSSRMKKEPQAKSSSRKQPSQKGRKSRKAESSAEEDDDEDDDEDDDEDEEDTPKRQTRRRGATKVKSYKEDQHDFETDSDDLIEMTGDGGDEQQDDDSETIEKVLDCRVGGKGATGASTTVYAVEENGDPCDGFDPEKEEGETQYLIKWKGWSYIHSTWESMDSLTQQKVKGLKKLDNFKKKNDELNSWLRKASPEDVEFHNCQQELTAELTKQFQFVERVIATKTGKTPGSSDFPSHSHKTSSSNEPEYLCKWMGLPYSECSWEDGALVRKKFERCIDSFINRNSSKTVPSKDCKVLKQRPRFVALKKQPPYIGDKNLELRDYQLDGLNWLAHSWCRCNSVILADEMGLGKTIQTISFLSYLFHQHQLYGPFLLVVPLSTLTSWQREFETWAPDMNVVVYLGDVMSRKTIRDYEWVNHQTKRIRFNALLTTYEILLKDKGVLGNINWAFLGVDEAHRLKNDDSLLYKTLMEFRSNHRLLITGTPLQNSLKELWSLLHFLMPDKFDSWEDFEDDHGKGRDNGYQSLHKVLEPFLLRRVKKDVEKSLPAKVEQILRVDMTAQQKQFYKWILTRNYKALSKGTRGSSSGFLNIVMELKKCCNHSFLIKQPEDGDGEMQQENLQQAVVRGSGKLVLLDKLLTRLRERGNRVLIFSQMVRMLDILAEYLTKKRYLFQRLDGSIKGEIRKQALDHFNAEGSEDFCFLLSTRAGGLGINLASADTVVIFDSDWNPQNDLQAQARAHRIGQKKQVNIYRLVTKGTVEEDIIERAKKKMVLDHLVIQRMDTTGRTVLDNSSANSNSNPFNKEELTAILKFGAEELFKEAEGEEPEPQEMDIDEILRLAETRESDPGSSATDELLSQFKVANFSSMEDTAPDLEEKPIRDWDDIIPEEQWRKVEEEEKQREMEDIFMLPRSRSSNKRAQANDSDSDVGSKLKQRSSGSESETDDSDDDKKPKRRGRPRARKNTVEGFTDAEIRRFIKAYKKFGAPLERLEGIARDSELVDKSIADLKRLGELIHSSCVAAIQEHEEQLKENPVEAKGPGKRRGINIKISGVQVNAKSIIQHEEEFEPLHKVVPPNPAERNKFALTCRVKVAHFDVEWDLQDDVQLLLGIYEHGFGNWDLIKTDPELKLADKILPDDPNKKPQAKQLQARAEYLLKLLKKEQDNTDTAKPGEEVKAKKRKPRAKKEKVLKDEQGNEISSPRLSDNPSEEGEVKDGGAEKPAVKKRQKKKDNKENKEKQGTPKKEKEGDKEKKASRPRKEKAKGAKGKKTQGPVHITAGSEPIPIEGKEDDELDQETFSICKERMRPVKKALKQLDKPDEGLSDQEQLQHTRTCLLKIGDRITECLKAYSDPEHVKTWRRNLWIFVSKFTEFSARKLHKLYKMAQKKRSHEEEKGHKKKEDVSGRIKSFRPEASGSSRDSTGTQPSSKASSHAAQAGPHGHHREPYGGANKRHFSSNDRGDWQRERKYSYPGNSSQVWQGERHHPYDAHRYKDHYAERRPHGDPYRSSGSYRNNTSPRKRTYESYGNDRDHRGHRPYYDRHPEPKRRRPDDFHPGYHQGREGPPQDFRRMPDHRLPGPSGPDHYGRPFHPDKPPPLLDPRSPQAQKSPLDSRSPLERPMEPSVMADPNWNNRKA